CTATTTTACCAAGCGCTGGAACTTGTGGTTGAGACCGGCCAAGCATCGGCTTCTTACTTACAACGTCGTTTTCGCATCGGCTATACCAGAGCTGCCCGCATCATCGACCAGCTCGCGGCCAGAGGCTATGTTGGTCCGTCCGAAGGCAGCAAAGCCAGGCAGGTATTAATTAGCAAGGAACGTTATCAACACCTTCTGGATTCAACCGAACTGTAAGGAGCTCTTTGGGGGGACATGAAGTGCCTAACAAGGAAAACATAGAGGATCAGGGGCAAGTACTGGCTCAAATTGGCAGTTTGCTCAGGGAGACACGAGAAGCCAAAGGACTAACACTTGAAGCAGCTCAGGAAGAAACGAAGATTCGTCGCCACTATCTACGAGCCTTGGAGCAGGGCCAAAAAGAGATTTTGCCCGGCGAAGTATATCTCAAAGGATTTCTAAAGAATTATGCCTGCTTTTTAGGATTGCCGGGTGAAGCCTTGGTTAATCGTTACAGTCAAAGCAGAAAACCACAAGATGACAGTGCCCCCGGTCCTAAACCCCGAAGTTCGTGGATACCCCCAACACGTCCAACCTTTCGGCGCCGAACTTTATTAGTAATGGCCCTGCTCTTACTATTGGTTGTGGCTTCAATTGCCCTGACCAAAGGATTAATCCCGCCTGGTCCGCAACCCAAAGAGCCGCCTGGAGTCGAAAACCAGGTACCTTTGGCGCCGCCCCCCGAAAACTTCCGTGACCAACCAGACCCTGAGGTAGCGCGAGTTGACGTTGAGACTGTACACGATACTGAAGGTGAAATCATCTATCGGGTAACTGAGTCACCGCAGATTGAATTGTTTGTTACTAGCGATCGCTGCTGGATAGCAATCCGTACTGATAATTCAGCGGAAATAGCGGAGACCCTTACTGACGGAACTCGCCGCACTATTAGTGCCACTGATACCATTTGGCTCCGGGCCGGAAATCCAAGTGTCTTGGATCTTACTGTCAATGGTCTTCATGTGGGTAAAGCCGGTAAGCCCGGCCAGCCACGAAATATCACTGTTAAGCGTCAGTTATAGTTTGAAGCCTAGTCGATGGTTACCTAAAGCAGTTATGGCAGAGAGGGATTATGTCCGTGAAACAACAAACAGTATACCTAATCTCACTGGGTTGTGCCAAGAATCTGGTGGACTCCGAACACATGTTAGCTACACTGGCAACAGAGGGGTACGAATTTACAACCGACCCCAAAGAAGCCCATATCATCATCGTCAACACCTGTGCCTTTATTACCGCAGCCCAAGAAGAAACCATTGACACCATCCTAGAATTGGCCGAACTTAAAAAAAGCGGCAAATGTCAGCATCTGGTTGTTACCGGTTGCCTAGCTCAACGTTATGCCCAAGACATAGCCACCCAAATGCCTGAAGTTGATGCTGTGCTCGGTACGGGAAGGCTAGGGGATTTACCTGAAGTTCTTCGACAGTTAAATAGCGGTAACACCATCGTTTGTCTGGGTGCCCCAGGAGGGCTTTTGGAAGGCCAAAGACTGCTGTCGACTCCCCCGGGAATGGCATATTTGAAGTTGGCTGAGGGCTGTCATCACCACTGCACTTATTGCATTATTCCTGAGCTAAGAGGTCCGCTGGTAAGTCGACCGGAAAATAGCATTGTCGAGGAAGCTAGAGCTTTGGCCGACCAAGGAGTACGAGAGCTAGTTCTCATTGCTCAGGATTCTGCCAGCTACGGACTGGATCTGTATGGGAAGCGTCGCCTACCGCACCTGTTAAGAAAACTCACGGCAATAGATAATCTTCAGTGGATAAGACTACTCTATCTGTATCCTGAGCACATTAACGCTGACTTATTGGCTGTGATGACGGAAGAAACGAAGATTTGTCATTATCTGGATATGCCTTTGCAGCACATAAGTGAT
This sequence is a window from Bacillota bacterium. Protein-coding genes within it:
- a CDS encoding helix-turn-helix domain-containing protein produces the protein MPNKENIEDQGQVLAQIGSLLRETREAKGLTLEAAQEETKIRRHYLRALEQGQKEILPGEVYLKGFLKNYACFLGLPGEALVNRYSQSRKPQDDSAPGPKPRSSWIPPTRPTFRRRTLLVMALLLLLVVASIALTKGLIPPGPQPKEPPGVENQVPLAPPPENFRDQPDPEVARVDVETVHDTEGEIIYRVTESPQIELFVTSDRCWIAIRTDNSAEIAETLTDGTRRTISATDTIWLRAGNPSVLDLTVNGLHVGKAGKPGQPRNITVKRQL
- the rimO gene encoding 30S ribosomal protein S12 methylthiotransferase RimO — protein: MSVKQQTVYLISLGCAKNLVDSEHMLATLATEGYEFTTDPKEAHIIIVNTCAFITAAQEETIDTILELAELKKSGKCQHLVVTGCLAQRYAQDIATQMPEVDAVLGTGRLGDLPEVLRQLNSGNTIVCLGAPGGLLEGQRLLSTPPGMAYLKLAEGCHHHCTYCIIPELRGPLVSRPENSIVEEARALADQGVRELVLIAQDSASYGLDLYGKRRLPHLLRKLTAIDNLQWIRLLYLYPEHINADLLAVMTEETKICHYLDMPLQHISDRILRAMGRSSRQETLLKLLTQVRRTLPDAALRTTFIVGFPGETEVDFLELLHFVQEQKFDWVGAFAYSPQHGTPANNLPNQVPDKLKKERLHELLRCQRPISRERNRAWLGKKLPVLIEQSSSQGAIGRCFRQAPDVDGITYVRGEGLLPGQFQQVVIEQTTTYDLKGRIVSEPT